tgttgctaGAATGCAAGACGACTgacctgcaaaacaggtgttcactGACAATACGGTGGGGACAAGGCGAGccggggcgcaacgagcgatgTAGTTAGATTAAGTAAAGCGTGATCTGTCGAATGtggaatgacaaaaaatttggagaacagttgccatggaccgagtgaattggaggaatattgttcgtcaagttatgttttgtattggaaaagaatCGGTAGTATCagttgcagattttgaagaagaAACAACGTCTTTTCCACTTATCCAATGTTTTTATCTTTATAAAGATCTTCTGAAGATGGACCAATAAGGATCAAAACGTTGGAGAAGTAAACAAGATTCGTTAAAAAATCGTGACCATGATTGTgagatttttatgttttcaaaattcgccCATATTTCCAACTCAGAGAAACTTTAACTCCAATCCGTAAACTAATTGACAGCAATTGAAACGAAAGGGACCGTCCATCCATCTGGAAACGACACCTAACAAAGGGGTTCAAAATGCATGAATTATCCAACCATTACCGACAGCTTTAATGGTAATCACGCATCATCAACATCATACATCGAACAACCAACTATAAAGGTGACTCTTGGAGGAGATCGGTTTCTCTTTCTGTTAGTCCTTACTCTAACTACTGCCACTTGGCCATCATGTCATCCCGATTGGTCCCAACCCTACGTCGTAAGTGATACTGATGGATGGATAATAGCCAAGAGCCAAAAGATGTCGAGCCgtggggtgaagggaaggataGATAAAGAATAACTCAATTACGAATGACTGGTTGCAGCAGTATTGTTGTCGTTGTGAGAAAGGTACAGAGAAGCGAGAACACTCCAGCCAGCTAGCTAGGCTTCCCCATAATATAGAGAATTTTCTCCTTGCCAAAGCTGTCGTAACCAGACAGAGCTGGATTTGCGTTCAGACGAGATGTAGGTATAGATACGGATAACGGGGTgggttctcattttttttttaaaacactcaaggGCATGATTTGATTCTGGATTTGCTTTGTGCCATCGTAAGTACTCGGTGGCTATAGATTTAGAAGAGTTTCATCATCTCATCTGAACGAGTCAGTCTTGCTTGTGATAACAACGAACCTCATTTGAAAGTTGAACCAGGAGTGCACCAGGAGAACGTGTTTCAAACGGGCTTAATTATTACGAACTTTGACTATTGAATACGGGAGCGGGCGTAGGAAACAATCTTGCATTATGATGGCTTGTTTTGgacaaacattttcatttcgCCTCAAACGCCTCAAACTCAAACCATTCGTGTGTAAAGTTTCGTAACGTTTCTCAataaatggaagaaaattgcATCTCGATTTTTATCCATTTCGGAtaaattaaactatttttacCAGGTAAACACACCCCTGAAAATATATAAACTCACTAACTTTTCAAAACTCCCAAGATTCTATGGAAGCCTTGTTTCCTTCTATGTAGAGCGTGTAAACTGAacacgacgctcattagaccagttgtcctctacgggcacgagacttgGATATCGCTCGAGGAGAACCTGCTTATACTCGGAGTACTCGGGCGACGAGTGTAAAGaatcatctttggcggcgtgcaggagaacggagtgtagaGGCGAAAAATGGACCACGAGCTAAcgtgactctacggcgaacccagtattcagaaggcggtgaaggctggccggatacgctagGCAGGAATGGTTGCGAGAATGCCGTACAACTGTCTTGCAAAACAGATGTTGCCagcgaatccggtaggaacgagacgagctaGGTGGTTAGACCAGGTGGatcgtgatctggcgaatgtgggatgcccgagaaatttGAGTACGGTTGCCATGGATCGAATGAATCGGGGGAATATTGTTTATCAGGTTATGCCGTGAGACGGAAAACCATgtagataaataaaaacatcGTGTAAGAACAATTTACCTTCAGCGAGATTTTGCATTTCGATCTTCATGGTTATACCTACAGGCTGTAAGAACGAATTTGAACTCACAAATAACAACCTTCATAttcatcacaaaaaaatcaaaataggactAGGAAAGCTTCAAAGAAATGTAAACACCAAATCCAGCTCACGTGCCACGATCGGTGCTCAAATACGATCAATTCGATCTAATCCATTCCGACGTCCAGTCCCGCAGTCCCGATTCAATGTGCTAACTAACTCAATTTAGTTAGCATATCAAATCAACTTGCGCAATGGAATGATGCGATCCATCTATCTCTATCCATCTGCCCATGCAAATGAGTGAGCCGCGGTGCTTAATTGAATAAATTCGCACTTTCTCATTCCCGTTCGTCTCTCATTCATTGAGTAGATAGATAGAGGCCTGCCTGACACGACTGTTTGGCGCGCGTGCGGCAGACTTGCAGTTCTTCTTTCTTGGAATACGGTATTCTGATGGGCGCTTTCATGGATTcagaatttctttttaatttaaaatcgcAAACAGACCATTGAACTACTGTTTttgtatcacttttttttaaattttattttacaaattcagGGATGAGTTTTAATgtaaatggaattcaagatgaACTGTAAAAGACGGATTTTCTATGAaggtttataaatatttatcaaataaattagAAGATATCACACAATAGTATGTAATGATTGTTCTATGACCTATTGTATAAAAAGTACTAGAAATAGGTGTATACAAAATACTACAAATAGCGTGTCGCTCCTTTTAACATCCATTTGTATGTAACAAAAAATAACGCTCTTTATTGTCCTTACTTTGTGTAGTATCATTGCATGCTCATACATCATCGCAGCTCATCGACTAAACTTTTAATCCCATTTGTTTAACATGCTTCACGTGGTGTCATTTTTTACGCCTGTCTCAATTGAGTAACATTTAATTATGTTACAgctatgtatgtatatttcgTGTTgttgtaattaattttaaactgcTAAAACATTCCTGACATGACATTTATTGGATGGTaaactaataaattttattaatcttGTTTCACCCCTTCCCACTCACGTGCTCCCTCCTCAGTTGGATGAGGTTAGGATTTCAAGTTGATCCTCGAGGCAAAGTACCCGTTAAGGTAGTGGCCAAAACTTTCGCTTCCGGTAAGTTGCCATTACTTAAAGATAACGAGCAGTAATAAAACatattcattcaattttagGTAAAACGGAAAAGCTGGTTTATCAAATTATGGCCGATCTCGGACTGCCCAGTGGCAAGAACGATGCCATCGAGAAGGCAGACTTCACCTTCGAAAAGTTCTACGAGCTGTATCACAAAATTTGTCCCAGAAACGACATCGAGGAACTGTTCCGTTCAATGTATGTTGTAAACTAATGTCATGTCTAATTCGATTCTAAttttctccttcaatttttgaaatatagcACTCAAGGCAAAGCGAACGTAATCAATCTTGAGCAGTTCATCAACTTCCTCAACGAGAAACAACGTGATCctcgtttgaacgaaattttgTACCCGCTGTACGATGAGAAGCGAGCGCTCGAGATCATCACAACCTATGAGCAGGACGAAGCCGCCAGAGATGCTAGTAAGATTACTTTTTAATCCTCTTTTTATCTAACACATGTTGATTGacacctttttttcttcaacagaAACCCTAACCAAAGATGGTCTGATTCGGTATCTGATGTCGGACGAGAATGCACCAGTGTTTCTGGATCGGTTAGATATCTACATGGACATGGATCAGCCCCTATCGCATTACTACATCAACTCGTCCCACAATACGTACCTGTCGGGGCGTCAGTTCGGTGGCAAAAGTTCGGTCGAAATGTATCGACAGACACTGCTGGCCGGGTGTCGCTGTGTCGAGCTGGATTGTTGGGATGGGAAAGGCGAAGATGAGGAACCCATCATCACCCACGGTATGGCCATGTGTACCGATATTCTGTTCAAGGTTGGTTATTCAAACCTATAATAAATTCTGattattatattaaaataaattattcaatccAGGACGTCATCTATGCGTTGCGTGATACGGCCTTCGTCACCTCGGAATATCCTGTGATTCTGTCCTTCGAGAACCATTGCTGCCGGGCGCAGCAGTACAAACTAGCGAAATACTGTGATGAAATTCTGGGCGATCTTCTGCTGAAGGAACCACTACCAGACTACCCGGTAATATCAAACTActtcttaaattcttttcagGTTTTTTACGCTCTTCGATATCCATCATCCACCAAACTTAAACATGTAAAACATAAATCATTTCAACGGCATGGAGATGACCAGTGAATTGCCAGGTTTTTTACCTGTCAGCTTACTGGTTATCTCTATGCTCAGCttcgtgaaaatgaaaatatttgaagataGGGCGTccaagtcagatttttttcccaataAACAGCAATACAACTTCTCTGAATATGTTCGTCAACATTCTGCCAGTAAGTTTAAATATCAATCACAGCCAATGTGGCAAATTTTCGAGCCTCCATAAGTGAATGCTTCAGCGAACCATCGCACAAGAGACTTGGAGTCAATAGGAACTATTTTAAAGCTTAGTTTCAAAGCCATTTGATTCGTTAACCTATTCATGAGCCATACAGAAATGTTTGTTCGTTTGAAGATAACGCTGTTTGGCTTCTGCCTGTTTCACCAGTGTAAAGACTCTTTAAATGTGCTGACACTTACTTTAGTCCAAGCTGACCATTTCTTACTTTAGTCCAAGTAAATTCAAATCTCCGAAGTAGAGAGTAGATTTCTGAAATTCACTATCGATCGTAACGATACACAGTTCATTTTCAGTCCAATAAACAAAGCTTCTTGTTTTCCCAAACTCTGTTTTTTCACCAACAGACTATTGACCTAAACTAGCGACCCGCCACAAACTATTCCTGCAGGATATCTTTGTACCACGCGAAAAGCATAGGTCATTCAAAATGGTATTTTCCTGAGTCGAGGTTTTCGATCGTTTTTACTCCAATATAGACTTATTGCGTCCATCACCCCTCGAAATTTTATATGAAGGATCCCTAACATTAGAACAAGTCGGAATATCTTCACATCCGCTACCCTCCGTATCAATCATTCCACCTAGATTCTTTCGAACTTTTGCTCTGAATCACCCTTAAATGAGTTTATGAGTTTAAGAATTGCGATTAAGCTGTACGTTGACTATGGCAATAGTCGCACTAGTGTGCTCCATCGCAATAATCCGCAAGCCAGCATaaacttcgtcttggacgtattgagtggtattaatcatcaactcaatccttcctgcttcgcttTTCAGTTTgaggtagatctcctccaccgccggaGGTGATCTGTCGACTATTGCAATGTCATCGGCAAGCatataagttgactggatctatTGTGCCCCGCGTTAAGCCCACCGCTCGTTGAATGACACCTTCTAGCGtcaagccgttctcgtccactCTGATATTCTTTTCGTCTTGTGCCGATTGCGAGtcgcttatcctagactcgcgtcTGTCACAACACACGGCCGCGTCTTCACGCTACGATTCCGATCATTTTTCCTAATACTGATCCTTTTTCTTAACAAGTTCCACTAGGTACAGAGAAAGTAGAGTGTAGTTTTTGTATTCACAAAGAGAGTTTGTTGAATATGACTCTATTCTTCAAATGATGATTACAGAATGAATGTGAAATCTTCTCAGTCGAATGCCTAACAATCCTGATTGCTATGATTTGACCTACTTTGAATATTGGATTACTATGATTGCACGTGGTAACATTTCCTCCCTTCTAATCTTAGAatagatttgatttaaatctaGAAGGATTCTTCGTATTCGTTGAGGCCGACTGATGGATACAGGAATGAAAACCTCCGTAGATGAACCACAACCAGCAACAGCGTCATGGAAATCTTCATCTCGTGATTGGCTAGAAAGAACAGGGTTGTTGATACCTACAGGAACGTCATTCTCTGGACAATGGATCGGTTGAGCTCCCACTACAATAGGTACTTGGGCCATTGATAGTGAATTTTGGACTGATTGAACCTCGTTTGGTAACCGCACAGGATCTTGAAGGGGTTCCAATCCAAACATGTCTACCagtataaagcttagttcttttagaaatgggacagttacaaatgcctgtatctcaaaaaccattcgtttgaacgaaatactttctatgaaggaaaagtaggcaatgttatgatatttcatgaaaaaatttgaaaaaaaatatttaccgttttttgtaaaagaaatttctactttattcttggtgtctcccattggccggcgcacacttttttctgtcatggtattgatcagtttctccaacttatactttgtaaaatctatattttaggtggcttcaccttccttcttcaatttctgatactttttggtccaatacttctctggaaactggaaactggaagcattttagtggatacagttgtttcgaaatgaacaaatttggttattttttatcacatttttgaacgtttttttttcggtaccggttttacagcttaagagctttggaactatcaaaaaatggctgtttgaggttggatttcaatgagtcatcactaggcaacactttcagcttatcggagaaaattgttttggacatttcagcgatctacccttagcttttcgtttattgaaaattaaaaatgctggtatgagacttgcattccttgatgatccttaaccgttgttgccgatcatctgcttcactccaatgcttgatttgaactttgtggacattattgacagtgtttgcatacttatccaccacataaactcagtaattctttgaatgatcaacggttttttcagctatcaatttgataatgacgaattttaaaggaatctgtgcaaaattttttttttctttttctcaagcatcgtacatatctcaaaaacgcgtaaattttaaattttgaaaaaaataggtcgaatagtactttttacaggcaacaaaatgctgttcaaatttttaatatacaataactagttaacgagctattagcaaatgaaagtgtcccatttctaaaagaactaagctttagtgaGTGGACTAGCTGATTCGGGCTTTCTTCAATCGTTGTTTGGCAAGGCTTGAGATGGTTGACATAGCCATTGCCTTTCTCTTGCACGTGGCTTTTGCTATCTTAACCAATCTCTTCAACTTCGATAAAAGTTTGTAGAAAGCTTATCAACAAAGTTCATTATTTCTCACATAATTCGATAATCTACACAATCGGGTAATCCTAAGCAATTCTCGAGGGCATAAGCTGAGGCCTACAGttctttttagaaaattttttaaaaatacttttcacGTAACCAATTTCTCCATCCTTCAGCTTGAACCCGGTGCTCCGCTGCCCCCACCATCGGCTCTGAAACGAAAGATCCTGATCAAGAACAAAAGATTGAAGCCAGACGTGGAAAAACGGGAGCTGGAACTGTTCATGCAGGGCGAGTTCGTTGCCGAGGATGACGTTAAGGAAGATGCCAGTGCGGTGCGAAAGATGGATGGCGTTGAAGAAGGTCCAGCGGTAGCAACGGCAGCTGCTTCACAAGATGGCGGTGAAGAAGTTCCTGTCGTGCAGTATACCGGTTCGACGACCAATGTACATCCCTGGTTATCGTCAATGGTCAACTACGCGCAGCCCATCAAGTTCCAAACGATGGAATACGCCGAGCAGAAGAACATTCACCACAACATGTCCTCGTTCTCGGAAACGGCCGGAATGAACTTGTTGAAGCAACAGGCCATCGAGTTTGTAAACTACAACAAGCGGCAAATGTCGCGAATTTACCCCAAGGGAACACGAGCAGATTCGTCCAACTATATGCCGCAAGTGTTCTGGAATGCCGGTTGCCAGATGGTGTCTCTGAACTTCCAAACTTCCGATCTACCAATGCAACTCAATCAGGGTAAGTTCGAGTACAATAACAACTGTGGCTACCTTTTGAAACCGGACTTCATGCGTCGAGCGGATCGAAGTTTCGATCCCTTTGCCGATGCACCAGTCGATGGTGTGATTGCCGCATCGTGTGCCGTGCAGGTTATTGCCGGTCAGTTCTTGTCTGATAAGAAAGTTGGAACATACGTTGAAGTCGATATGTACGGTCTACCCTCGGATACCGTCCGAAAGGAGTTCCGCACCCGTTTGGTTCCAGCCAACGGTCTCAATCCAGTGTACAATGAAGAACCGTTCCTCTTCCGTAAGGTTGTCTTGCCAGATCTCGCAGTGCTTCGTTTCGGAGTTTATGATGAAAACGGTAAACTCCTCGGTCAAAGAATACTTCCCCTCGATGGTCTTCAAGGCGGTTATCGACACATTTCTCTACGAACGGACGCCAACTTCCCGATGTCTCTTCCTATGCTGTTCTGTAatattgaactgaaaatttatgtaCCCGATGGCTTCGAAGATTTCATGGATGCTCTTTCGGATCCTCGTGCTTTCATGGGTGCCGCAAAAGAAAGATCTGACAACATGAAAGCCATGGGCATCGAAGAG
This sequence is a window from Uranotaenia lowii strain MFRU-FL chromosome 3, ASM2978415v1, whole genome shotgun sequence. Protein-coding genes within it:
- the LOC129756576 gene encoding 1-phosphatidylinositol 4,5-bisphosphate phosphodiesterase-like isoform X2; the encoded protein is MTKRFEFNWQIPVPEELQKGCVFDRWYEDKDSNDFEPDCTFKVDEYGFFVYWKSGGREGDVIELCQVSDIRAGGLPKDMKLLNQLCNKHGENVEEKSLTICSGTDYININMQHVVCPDAATAKIWVDGLRKITHNGKANNFCPMTALKKHWMRLGFQVDPRGKVPVKVVAKTFASGKTEKLVYQIMADLGLPSGKNDAIEKADFTFEKFYELYHKICPRNDIEELFRSITQGKANVINLEQFINFLNEKQRDPRLNEILYPLYDEKRALEIITTYEQDEAARDAKTLTKDGLIRYLMSDENAPVFLDRLDIYMDMDQPLSHYYINSSHNTYLSGRQFGGKSSVEMYRQTLLAGCRCVELDCWDGKGEDEEPIITHGMAMCTDILFKDVIYALRDTAFVTSEYPVILSFENHCCRAQQYKLAKYCDEILGDLLLKEPLPDYPLEPGAPLPPPSALKRKILIKNKRLKPDVEKRELELFMQGEFVAEDDVKEDASAVRKMDGVEEGPAVATAAASQDGGEEVPVVQYTGSTTNVHPWLSSMVNYAQPIKFQTMEYAEQKNIHHNMSSFSETAGMNLLKQQAIEFVNYNKRQMSRIYPKGTRADSSNYMPQVFWNAGCQMVSLNFQTSDLPMQLNQGKFEYNNNCGYLLKPDFMRRADRSFDPFADAPVDGVIAASCAVQVIAGQFLSDKKVGTYVEVDMYGLPSDTVRKEFRTRLVPANGLNPVYNEEPFLFRKVVLPDLAVLRFGVYDENGKLLGQRILPLDGLQGGYRHISLRTDANFPMSLPMLFCNIELKIYVPDGFEDFMDALSDPRAFMGAAKERSDNMKAMGIEESSSGAAADASKGMKTTEVTEPPLVFDPITVESLRQEKGFQKTAKKQQKELDSVKKKHAKERMGVQKTQNAAIERLIKGKSKEEIKADPAIRKVIQEQNAAWSEMIERHKKEEWDLLKQQLDDQKEILRKLMETTQAAQMKQLEAKHEREVKELNSRQAKISVETSKEVANDKTLKTKGEKDRRLREKKQNNIKRFMDEKKTAGIKQSREKEKLKVTHDKQLEELDNDVQKLIDMYKVDEEEYKMISKLEFYA
- the LOC129756576 gene encoding 1-phosphatidylinositol 4,5-bisphosphate phosphodiesterase-like isoform X1 — its product is MTKRFEFNWQIPVPEELQKGCVFDRWYEDKDSNDFEPDCTFKVDEYGFFVYWKSGGREGDVIELCQVSDIRAGGLPKDMKLLNQLCNKHGENVEEKSLTICSGTDYININMQHVVCPDAATAKRWQQGLRDITHNNKMNNVCVRTNLMKHWMRLGFQVDPRGKVPVKVVAKTFASGKTEKLVYQIMADLGLPSGKNDAIEKADFTFEKFYELYHKICPRNDIEELFRSITQGKANVINLEQFINFLNEKQRDPRLNEILYPLYDEKRALEIITTYEQDEAARDAKTLTKDGLIRYLMSDENAPVFLDRLDIYMDMDQPLSHYYINSSHNTYLSGRQFGGKSSVEMYRQTLLAGCRCVELDCWDGKGEDEEPIITHGMAMCTDILFKDVIYALRDTAFVTSEYPVILSFENHCCRAQQYKLAKYCDEILGDLLLKEPLPDYPLEPGAPLPPPSALKRKILIKNKRLKPDVEKRELELFMQGEFVAEDDVKEDASAVRKMDGVEEGPAVATAAASQDGGEEVPVVQYTGSTTNVHPWLSSMVNYAQPIKFQTMEYAEQKNIHHNMSSFSETAGMNLLKQQAIEFVNYNKRQMSRIYPKGTRADSSNYMPQVFWNAGCQMVSLNFQTSDLPMQLNQGKFEYNNNCGYLLKPDFMRRADRSFDPFADAPVDGVIAASCAVQVIAGQFLSDKKVGTYVEVDMYGLPSDTVRKEFRTRLVPANGLNPVYNEEPFLFRKVVLPDLAVLRFGVYDENGKLLGQRILPLDGLQGGYRHISLRTDANFPMSLPMLFCNIELKIYVPDGFEDFMDALSDPRAFMGAAKERSDNMKAMGIEESSSGAAADASKGMKTTEVTEPPLVFDPITVESLRQEKGFQKTAKKQQKELDSVKKKHAKERMGVQKTQNAAIERLIKGKSKEEIKADPAIRKVIQEQNAAWSEMIERHKKEEWDLLKQQLDDQKEILRKLMETTQAAQMKQLEAKHEREVKELNSRQAKISVETSKEVANDKTLKTKGEKDRRLREKKQNNIKRFMDEKKTAGIKQSREKEKLKVTHDKQLEELDNDVQKLIDMYKVDEEEYKMISKLEFYA